A genomic window from Cucumis melo cultivar AY chromosome 8, USDA_Cmelo_AY_1.0, whole genome shotgun sequence includes:
- the LOC103486026 gene encoding chaperone protein dnaJ 72, producing the protein MDVRDHYKVLGLTRSATKEEIKDAFRKLAKEFHPDKHSQSPKVVRDSATLRFKQVSEAYEILGDDCKRADYNIRSRCASGPSVNQQYYSSYNSYARASGPRYGSSSGFASRSRFNADGLVTNFHMLLRFLTTRAFLLNFAFAGVLAGGMLAIDSSGEALWKMHNSGKSFEEAMDSINKAKTHEDA; encoded by the exons ATGGATGTTCGTGATCACTACAAGGTTCTGGGCTTGACCAGAAGCGCCACCAAGGAAGAAATTAAGGACGCATTTAGGAAGCTGGCGAAGGAATTTCACCCTGATAAGCATTCTCAATCACCTAAGGTCGTTAGGGACTCTGCTACTCTGAGATTCAAGCAGGTTTCGGAAGCTTATGAGATCCTTGGCGATGATTGTAAGCGTGCTGATTATAATATTCGTTCTCGTTGTGCTTCTGGCCCTTCTGTTAATCAACAGTATTACTCGTCGTATAATTCTTATGCTCGTGCGAGTGGACCTAGATATGGTTCTTCTTCTGGATTTGCCTCTCGCTCCCGTTTCAACGCCGATGGATTGGTTACGAATTTTCATATGCTGCTACGCTTTCTCACCACGCGTGCGTTTCTTCTCAATTTTGCTTTCGCTGG TGTTTTAGCTGGTGGCATGTTGGCGATTGACTCGAGTGGGGAGGCCTTGTGGAAAATGCATAATTCTGGG AAATCATTTGAAGAAGCCATGGATTCAATCAACAAAGCCAAAACACATGAAGATGCTTAA